The sequence CCAGACTGTTCACTTTCCCTGACTTCTACATCCTTGGGGGTAAAATGTGGGGAGTCTGGGGCACCTCACAGTGGCTGTGGCTgtctgggcagctcttaccatggcccagctcTGGCTTGAAGCCAGAAGAGGGAGCAAAGTCTCAGTTAAAGGAGAATagtaggggtggggccttgggggaagagatgAGGCAAAGAGAGGAGCCTCAGGGAAATAGGAACCAGGATGGAATAGGTGGCCATTGCCGTCACTcatgttttttctctcttctttcacaCATGCTGGAGCTGGGTGAAGAACTGACCCTTCATTTGACAAAGGCCCTGATTATCCTCACACGAAGATGTCTGCTTTTCACGCTATACACGATTGGGTTTATCAGGGGCGGGACCAGCAGGTAGACGTATCCCAGGAGAATCCTAAGTAAGTGAGAAGAGCTATTCCCAAATCTGTGTATCACAGCCAGGCCAATGTCTGGTATATAGAAGAGCAGGACGGCGCAGATGTGGGAGAAGCAGGTGTTCAGGGCCCTGAGGCACTCCGTGTGGGATGCGATGCTCAGCACTGTTTTGAGGATCATCACATAAGAGAAGAAGATGAGCAGCGAGTCCAACCCCAATGTGAAAACTGTAGTAAACATGCCATAGATGGTGTTGACTGTGATATCTGAACAAGCCAACTTCATGACATCCTGGTGCAGGCAGTAGGAATGCGAGAGGACGTTGGCTCGACAGTATTGGAACCTTTTCAGGAGAAAGGGGAATGGTAATGCGACAGCCAGCCCTCTTACCACAAACACCAACCCCATCTTGGCTATT is a genomic window of Lepidochelys kempii isolate rLepKem1 chromosome 1, rLepKem1.hap2, whole genome shotgun sequence containing:
- the LOC140896664 gene encoding olfactory receptor 51G2-like, whose translation is MSAVNDTTFNSAVFLFTGIPGQEDVHIWISIPFILMYAISIVGNSVILFIIKTDPSLHEPMYIFLSMLAVSDLGLSISTIPTILGIYLFNSREISLNACFAQLFFIHFLAKIESAVLLLMAFDRFVAICNPLRYASILTPPRIAKMGLVFVVRGLAVALPFPFLLKRFQYCRANVLSHSYCLHQDVMKLACSDITVNTIYGMFTTVFTLGLDSLLIFFSYVMILKTVLSIASHTECLRALNTCFSHICAVLLFYIPDIGLAVIHRFGNSSSHLLRILLGYVYLLVPPLINPIVYSVKSRHLRVRIIRAFVK